The Deinococcus puniceus genome segment ACACCGGATACTCACGCCGCAGCTTGGTCAGGGCGCGGAAGTAGTTCAGGTCGCTGTGTGGGTCGTCTTGCTGGGCCTGCACGTTTACCGTGTCGGCATCGGGGGCGAGGGGCAGCCAAGGCGTCACGCCTGCGGGGGCGAATCCGGCGTTGGGGCCAGCTTGCCACTGCATCGGGGTGCGTTCGGGGTCGCGGCTGGCGCTGGGCACGTCGGGCTGTTGCAGGCCCGCCGGGTCAACCATTTGCTCCAACGGAATCGCTACGTTTTCCATACCGAGTTCGTCGCCGTAGTACACAGTGGGCGTGCCGCGCAGGGTCAGCAGCAGGGTTTGCGCCACGCGGTACTGGGCCGCCCCCACACGCGATTTGAAGCGGTGCTGGTCGTGGTTGCCCAGCACCCAGTTGGGCCAAGCGCCCGCCGCAATGCTGGCCGCGTCGTAGCTGTCGGCGAAGGCCCGCACCTCATTCGCTGTCCACGGCAGTAAAATCAGGTGAAAATTGAAGGGCAGGTGCACCATCTGGGCGTCAGGCGTGCCGGAATAGGGCAGCAGGCGGTCTATCGGCAAGTAGATTTCTCCCACCATCATGCGGTCGTCGAATTCGTCCAGCACGCGGCGCATCTCGCGGATGTACTCGTGCGTTTCGGGCTGGTCTTGGGTGTAGGGATGCTCTAAGCGCCAGTGGTCGGGCTGGCCGGGTTGCCAGTTGGGGTTTTCCGGCTCGTCCAGATACCGCTCGTCTTCGGCCAACAGCCAGATCACGTCTACCCGGAAGCCGTCCACGCCGCGCCGCATCCAGAAGCGCAGCACATCGAACATGGCGGCCCGCACATCGGGGTTGCGCCAGTTCAGGTCGGGCTGGCTGGGCAAAAACTGGTGCAGATAATACTGGCCGCTCGCCTCGTCCAGTGTCCACGCGGGGCCAGCAAAAAACGACTTCCAGTTGTTGGGCGGGCCGCCGTCTGGTGCGGGGTTTTGCCACACGTACCAGTCCCGCTTGGGGTTGTCGGTGCTGGAAATGGCTTCCTGAAACCAGACATGATCGGAACTGCTGTGGTTGGGCACGTAGTCCAGCATGATTTTCAGGCCCAGACGGTGCGCTTCCGCCACCAACGTGTCAAATTGCTCCAGCGTGCCGAACAGCGGGTCTATATCGCAGTAGTCGGCCACATCGTAGCCAAAGTCGCGCATGGGACTGGTAAAAATGGGTGACAGCCACACCGCCTCCACGCCGAGGCTGGCAATGTAGGGCAGCCGCGCCGTAATACCGGGCAGGTCGCCCACGCCGTCGCCGTTGCTGTCTTGGTAAGAACGGGGATAAATCTGATAGATGATGCCGTGTTGCCACCATTTCAGCTCACCCGTCAGGGTCGCCGCGCCAGCCTGCGGAGCTTGTGTCATACGCAAATGCTAGCAGGAATGATGGGGAGTCTGAATCGTTTCAGAAGGGAGGTCTAGACAGGGAGTGTGAGTGTTGGTTGTGTGGCTCTGCAAGTCCCGCGAAAAGCGAGGGCAACGGCGTCAAGCTGGGTTTCTCAGGCCCTCAGACCCTTAGACCCTTAAACTTTTTTCTACGTCCCACAACCGAAAAACCACACCTCTCATTCCCCCGGCGTGTCGCTGCCCAGCCGCACCGTCACGTCTGCACCGCCCGCGCTCTGGGCCGCTTCTACCCGCCCGTAGCCCACGTCTTGCAACACCCGCGCCGCCGCTGTGCCCGACGCCGTAGTCGTGGCTGCGCTGCCCAATGCCGACGAAATACTGACGTTCTGGTATCCCATGCCTTCCAGCTTTTCCTTCAGGCGGCGGGCGCTGCCGTCAGGGGCGGCCACGTTGACCACGGCGATATTCAGCGTGCGCGGATCGTTGGGATCGCGGAAATGCTTGGACACCAGAGCTTGCAGGGCGCTGCGGTTGGGAAGCCACGTGCCGCCGCCGCCAAAATCGCCGGGGACGGTGTGCATGGCAATGCTCGGCCCGCCTAGCACGCCTCCCAGCAGCGCCCCCACCTGAGCGCGGGACAGGTTGGATTTCACGTTGGAGTTCAGCGCCCCCACGATGCCCGGCACGCGCCACACGTTCAGCGGGTTCTTCAGCTTGCCCGTGAAGGCGGTCAGGAACGTTTGCTGCCGTGCCACACGGCCTATATCGCCCAAGCCGTCTTTGCGGAAGCGCAGGTAGCCCTCGGCCTGCTCGC includes the following:
- a CDS encoding LCP family protein, with the protein product MRFGVVVLVALAGAVALCSPAFPAFARYGALPRKADAPVTVLLAGVAPKYPPSAVWPYPALPEDYSGAADTLLLAQLRPDGTTNLLSIPRDTWLNIPRWGFGKINGANVHGGPEMLVSAVESLTGVNVDAYALLSLHAVRSMTDAAGGVTLDVAQRMEYEDKAGKLSIDLQPGRQHLSGEQAEGYLRFRKDGLGDIGRVARQQTFLTAFTGKLKNPLNVWRVPGIVGALNSNVKSNLSRAQVGALLGGVLGGPSIAMHTVPGDFGGGGTWLPNRSALQALVSKHFRDPNDPRTLNIAVVNVAAPDGSARRLKEKLEGMGYQNVSISSALGSAATTTASGTAAARVLQDVGYGRVEAAQSAGGADVTVRLGSDTPGE
- a CDS encoding alpha-amylase family glycosyl hydrolase; its protein translation is MTQAPQAGAATLTGELKWWQHGIIYQIYPRSYQDSNGDGVGDLPGITARLPYIASLGVEAVWLSPIFTSPMRDFGYDVADYCDIDPLFGTLEQFDTLVAEAHRLGLKIMLDYVPNHSSSDHVWFQEAISSTDNPKRDWYVWQNPAPDGGPPNNWKSFFAGPAWTLDEASGQYYLHQFLPSQPDLNWRNPDVRAAMFDVLRFWMRRGVDGFRVDVIWLLAEDERYLDEPENPNWQPGQPDHWRLEHPYTQDQPETHEYIREMRRVLDEFDDRMMVGEIYLPIDRLLPYSGTPDAQMVHLPFNFHLILLPWTANEVRAFADSYDAASIAAGAWPNWVLGNHDQHRFKSRVGAAQYRVAQTLLLTLRGTPTVYYGDELGMENVAIPLEQMVDPAGLQQPDVPSASRDPERTPMQWQAGPNAGFAPAGVTPWLPLAPDADTVNVQAQQDDPHSDLNYFRALTKLRREYPVLLGGDYRSLDTAHDDVFAFERTQGNQRLTVLLNFGAQTRGVAGMDGQTVLSSLNDLPASAAALRPNEARIILN